One Benincasa hispida cultivar B227 unplaced genomic scaffold, ASM972705v1 Contig425, whole genome shotgun sequence DNA window includes the following coding sequences:
- the LOC120069475 gene encoding uncharacterized protein LOC120069475, which translates to MKQDEPELEKVQHELLDMDPIGGDINEDRNITAGKVVQPLNTFEPTVSRPTFLGKLESSAENDLQNINDKNAGCEGSKIIVTVTDSSHEVRGSNQQEGKDDCKDRVDSASPSSCGMHWIQRKGKEKALSDGDVHGRMLNNDDNSYGSVESCNSAFRSTSKRRWSFEQHLIVGNKRAKKQDHNGPTSNLGQDSSFMKWISNMTKGFAESIQDEAPSLGLTLAKCDVEQGGLNEEPMDKKINAPGFSGVGFQSIFRSLYNPIMRGEEGAPGAICQAKQEAKEIEMIKNSCDLSPTPIACFGESDHFGKQLLPNNENEPELISGDGPTLLIQLKNSPEISCGSHQSHKTRSQENQNSCNLISVAGTGEAMHSPLGKCKSNSTENVDCDLLCGKINHTTGNASDPLKSLWISRFAAKASGFMANPETCNLNTKDDSQCSMHSPRHIPCPQNHIDHHSMDDLDTAVSKEQHTTANREKLETL; encoded by the coding sequence ATGAAACAAGATGAACCTGAGCTTGAAAAAGTTCAACATGAATTGTTAGATATGGATCCAATTGGTGGAGACATAAATGAAGATAGAAATATTACAGCTGGAAAGGTTGTTCAACCCTTGAATACGTTTGAGCCTACTGTCTCTCGTCCAACTTTTTTAGGGAAACTGGAATCATCTGCAGAAAATGACTTgcaaaatataaatgataaaaatgcTGGGTGTGAGGGAAGTAAAATTATAGTGACAGTGACAGATTCCTCCCATGAAGTGAGAGGCAGTAACCAGCAAGAAGGAAAAGATGATTGCAAAGACAGAGTTGACTCGGCTTCTCCAAGTAGTTGTGGTATGCATTGGATTCAAAGGAAAGGCAAGGAAAAGGCTCTGTCTGATGGTGATGTTCATGGAAGAATGTTGAATAATGATGACAACAGCTATGGAAGTGTTGAAAGCTGTAACAGTGCTTTTCGTTCAACGTCTAAGAGGCGATGGAGCTTTGAACAACACTTAATTGTTGGGAACAAAAGAGCCAAAAAGCAAGACCATAATGGTCCAACATCAAACCTTGGTCAAGATAGCTCTTTCATGAAATGGATATCTAACATGACGAAAGGATTCGCAGAATCGATACAAGATGAggcaccttctcttggccttaCCCTTGCAAAGTGTGATGTTGAACAGGGGGGCCTGAATGAAGAACCGATGGACAAGAAGATCAATGCTCCTGGGTTCAGTGGCGTTGGTTTCCAATCTATCTTCCGGTCCTTGTATAATCCAATAATGAGAGGTGAGGAAGGAGCACCTGGTGCAATTTGTCAAGCCAAACAAGAAGCTAAGGAAAttgaaatgattaaaaatagTTGTGATCTTAGTCCAACTCCAATAGCCTGTTTTGGAGAGTCTGATCACTTCGGCAAACAACTACTGCCAAACAATGAGAATGAGCCAGAGCTTATATCCGGAGATGGACCAACCCTGCTAATACAGCTGAAGAATTCACCTGAAATTTCTTGTGGCAGTCATCAAAGTCATAAAACCAGGTCTCAGGAGAACCAGAATTCATGCAATCTTATAAGTGTTGCTGGAACAGGTGAAGCTATGCACTCTCCTTTGGGTAAGTGCAAGTCAAACAGTACAGAGAATGTTGACTGTGATCTACTATGTGGAAAGATTAACCATACTACTGGTAATGCGAGTGATCCTCTCAAAAGCTTGTGGATTTCCCGTTTTGCTGCCAAAGCATCTGGATTTATGGCAAACCCAGAAACTTGCAACCTAAATACCAAGGATGATTCCCAATGTTCCATGCACAGCCCTAGACATATTCCTTGCCCTCAAAATCACATTGATCATCATTCCATGGATGACTTAGATACTGCCGTTAGTAAGGAACAACACACCACAGCAAATAGAGAGAAGCTAGAAACTCTCTAA